In a single window of the Labeo rohita strain BAU-BD-2019 chromosome 23, IGBB_LRoh.1.0, whole genome shotgun sequence genome:
- the LOC127154929 gene encoding zinc finger and BTB domain-containing protein 39, with amino-acid sequence MRIRLQGSGHAARLLSELNRCRLSRLLCDVVLQVGGRSFPAHRVVLACSCTHFNSLFSRGSGNHGAVPTTFSLDFVSAANFEKVLTFIYTGEIFTDLIDVGVLYELAERLGVRELVNACHATFPDLQSSSSGDAVPEGDLENDMVSVNAVAASVCSSSAASCSSLSSSAAPTPVTPSPVSQGRNGRLNRSQLATHSPKNEDLQVHLGYDQQVTNKPSPSDSNRSADALPGLTLQLKTEQEDEGEDTGSNSVDQLVVNGSKSTFGSQEPCSVPDSSAQIGGETCAPSSSSNDPLDNLQLGAVAGPIKESDFFADDHSRKRHRLQEEQTEGGDQWRGLSEDIIELSDEEEHFIVEEEDDEDLMCIENGENGASLGQLASSQPCKSCGMLLPAENAVIRSHAETHLSESGSCQVCGASFSDRTAAVAHALTHVGILLFSCDVCEHQFRTESALIHHRRQSAAKCAPQNPDQVNGTSQRQGGELQCTICAKSMMNDFKTVRDHIQSHACLRTLRCGVCQLSQPSQCALLWHTLTHLFPIYTCPQCASPFLESALLERHLSLHTEEGVTVKQDDGSPETSGEGQAELRCFLCPQTFRSETAFHYHLSVHSNELQGSQAWPAKRKADQLLEFSSSSSSPMEASGSGKPGYNLNLGFNLQDKMPHGGAPFPAGLVLNGNSGGGTGLREKLYRCRYCGKHFAHSGEFTYHLRIHTGEKPYQCKVCLRFFRGRSTMICHLKTHSGALMYRCTVCGLFFSTLKMVSSHMELHKDQLPPDFNIEETFMYNDHSKEPVPNMDT; translated from the exons ATGCGGATCAGGCTGCAGGGCTCTGGCCATGCGGCCCGTCTCCTCTCCGAGCTCAACCGCTGCCGTCTGTCTCGCCTCCTGTGCGACGTCGTCCTCCAGGTCGGAGGCCGTTCCTTCCCGGCTCACCGTGTGGTGTTGGCATGCTCTTGCACGCACTTTAACAGCCTTTTCTCCAGAGGTTCCGGCAACCACGGTGCCGTTCCCACCACCTTCTCTCTGGACTTCGTCTCTGCTGCCAATTTCGAGAAGGTCTTGACTTTTATCTACACGGGTGAGATATTCACAGACTTGATCGATGTGGGTGTGCTTTATGAGTTGGCGGAAAGGCTTGGCGTGAGGGAGTTAGTGAACGCTTGCCATGCCACTTTTCCTGACCTTCAGAGCTCCAGCTCTGGAGATGCGGTTCCCGAAGGAGATTTGGAAAACGATATGGTGTCGGTCAATGCTGTGGCTGCGTCCGTTTGCTCATCCTCTGCGGCGTCCTGCTCTTCGTTGTCTTCTTCAGCCGCTCCTACTCCTGTAACTCCATCTCCGGTTTCTCAAGGCAGGAACGGCCGATTGAATCGGTCACAATTGGCCACCCATTCGCCAAAAAATGAAGACTTGCAGGTACATTTGGGATACGATCAGCAGGTCACCAACAAGCCGAGTCCTTCGGACAGTAACCGTTCTGCAGATGCTCTTCCTGGCCTGACATTGCAGCTCAAGACTGAGCAGGAAGATGAAGGAGAAGATACAGGAAGCAACTCAGTAGACCAGCTTGTTGTTAATGGTAGCAAATCAACGTTTGGGTCTCAGGAACCATGTTCCGTCCCTGATTCTTCAGCCCAGATTGGAGGGGAAACCTGCGCCCCTTCGTCGTCCTCTAATGACCCCTTGGACAATTTGCAACTGGGGGCTGTTGCAGGACCAATCAAagaatcagatttttttgcggACGATCATTCTAGGAAGAGGCACCGATTACAGGAAGAGCAAACGGAGGGTGGCGATCAGTGGCGAGGACTTTCAGAAGACATCATTGAGTTGAGCGACGAGGAGGAGCACTTCATTGTAGAAGAAGAGGACGACGAGGACTTGATGTGCATAGAGAATGGAGAAAACGGGGCGTCACTCGGGCAGTTGGCATCATCGCAGCCATGCAAATCATGCGGGATGCTGCTTCCGGCAGAAAACGCTGTCATACGAAGTCACGCTGAGACACACCTCTCGGAATCAGGTTCATGCCAGGTGTGTGGTGCCTCCTTCTCGGACCGTACTGCTGCTGTTGCTCACGCCCTCACACATGTTGGTATCTTGCTGTTCTCCTGCGACGTTTGCGAGCATCAATTTCGGACTGAATCCGCACTGATTCACCACAGGCGTCAGTCCGCTGCCAAGTGTGCTCCTCAAAATCCAGATCAAGTGAATGGAACCTCCCAACGACAAGGAGGGGAACTGCAATGCACTATCTGTGCTAAATCCATGATGAATGATTTTAAG acTGTCAGGGACCACATTCAAAGCCACGCGTGCTTGAGGACATTACGTTGTGGAGTGTGCCAGCTGTCTCAACCCTCTCAATGCGCCCTCCTGTGGCACACACTGACGCACCTCTTTCCTATTTACACTTGTCCACAATGCGCCAGCCCCTTCCTGGAGAGCGCGCTGCTGGAAAGACACCTGTCTCTACACACGGAGGAAGGTGTGACGGTGAAACAGGATGACGGCAGCCCAGAGACGAGTGGAGAAGGCCAGGCCGAGCTGCGCTGCTTCCTGTGTCCGCAGACCTTCCGCTCGGAAACCGCGTTTCATTACCATCTCAGCGTGCATTCGAACGAGCTCCAGGGCAGCCAGGCATGGCCGGCCAAACGCAAGGCGGACCAGCTCCTCGAATTCTCCTCATCCTCGTCCTCGCCTATGGAGGCGAGCGGCTCGGGTAAACCAGGTTACAACTTAAACCTAGGCTTCAACCTGCAGGACAAAATGCCTCACGGCGGCGCCCCGTTCCCTGCCGGACTCGTACTGAACGGCAACTCCGGTGGCGGAACGGGGCTTAGAGAAAAACTGTATCGCTGTCGTTATTGCGGGAAGCATTTTGCACACTCAGGTGAGTTCACCTACCACCTCCGCATCCACACGGGCGAGAAGCCTTACCAGTGTAAAGTATGCCTGCGTTTTTTCCGTGGCCGTTCCACTATGATATGTCACCTAAAGACACATTCGGGCGCCCTCATGTATCGCTGCACCGTCTGCGGCTTGTTTTTCTCCACGCTCAAGATGGTTTCCTCGCACATGGAGCTGCACAAAGACCAGCTGCCGCCTGATTTTAACATCGAGGAGACCTTTATGTATAACGACCACTCTAAAGAGCCCGTCCCCAACATGGACACCTGA
- the gpr182 gene encoding G-protein coupled receptor 182 — MTYDLHNSSYEFYNGTPWFVYDCTIHLDEDGRRIALFLLYLVLFMVGLAENTLVVWVNWRRRHSANGVLFCVINVSLSDLMVIFTMPFFMLEVTMDKVWLWGRFLCKVTHLVYVINFYSSSFFLAFMTLERYLSLTRPTKPACFPTQHKRRWFLCAGIWLLSLVLALLENVHVDLLEWDEPGCYMVPEQYYTEWFVSVSFLCLIFQFLGPASVIITCNVLIARAVRTTPDVQNRREVWLVHVYSLVFVACWLPYHLVLFLLTVDDLDPHLFSCNTVGVLYFSFSLVQCLSLFHCIANPILYNFLSKSFRNNLINAVISRISSPQTSAPTNAVADKAGTTAAKERKLSNASTSHSDIGA; from the coding sequence ATGACTTACGATCTACACAACTCGTCGTACGAATTCTACAACGGCACGCCGTGGTTTGTCTACGACTGCACCATCCACTTAGACGAGGATGGCCGACGGATCGCTCTTTTCCTCCTGTACCTAGTGCTCTTCATGGTAGGCTTGGCCGAAAACACCCTGGTGGTGTGGGTGAACTGGCGAAGGCGGCATTCGGCAAACGGTGTGCTGTTCTGCGTGATCAACGTGAGCTTGTCCGACTTAATGGTGATCTTCACCATGCCCTTCTTCATGCTGGAGGTGACCATGGACAAGGTCTGGCTGTGGGGCCGCTTCCTTTGCAAGGTGACGCACCTTGTATACGTCATAAACTTCTACAGTAGCTCCTTCTTCCTGGCCTTCATGACCTTGGAGCGTTACCTGTCCCTGACGCGGCCAACCAAGCCCGCCTGCTTCCCGACGCAGCATAAACGCCGCTGGTTTCTCTGCGCCGGGATCTGGCTTCTGTCGCTTGTCCTGGCCTTGCTAGAAAACGTCCATGTTGACTTGTTGGAGTGGGACGAGCCAGGCTGCTACATGGTTCCGGAGCAGTACTACACGGAGTGGTTCGTATCGGTTTCCTTCCTCTGCCTGATATTTCAGTTCCTGGGTCCAGCGTCCGTCATCATCACCTGCAACGTCCTGATCGCCCGAGCCGTCCGAACAACCCCGGACGTTCAGAATCGCCGGGAGGTGTGGTTGGTGCACGTGTACTCGCTGGTTTTTGTGGCTTGCTGGCTACCGTACCATTTGGTGTTGTTCTTGTTGACAGTGGACGACCTGGACCCGCACCTGTTCTCATGCAACACGGTCGGGGTGCTGTACTTCTCGTTTAGCCTTGTGCAATGCTTGTCGCTCTTTCACTGCATCGCCAACCCAATCCTCTACAACTTCCTCAGTAAGAGCTTCCGCAACAATCTAATAAACGCAGTGATCAGCCGCATCTCTTCACCGCAAACCAGCGCGCCAACTAACGCAGTAGCCGACAAAGCAGGGACAACGGCGGCAAAAGAACGGAAGCTCAGTAATGCCAGCACGAGTCATTCCGACATTGGCGCATAA